From one Triticum urartu cultivar G1812 chromosome 3, Tu2.1, whole genome shotgun sequence genomic stretch:
- the LOC125546918 gene encoding CDPK-related kinase 5-like, translating into MGKKNSPATPQSRTTFASSIPPRHPSRRHLLLRPAVRRPPPPCLRRRPPYRLRCPNPAAAAPAPPSPVSTPASKKHRTSSPFFPFSTPSPGPAHHLFSSSSVASPRASSKSPAPAGPKSPAPATPARRLLRLPFPPPSPAKHIRQALARRHVSPRPAIPEEDGDGGRGLDKGFGFNKGFAAKYDLGDEVGRGHFGYTCAAKIRKGARKGDAVAVKLIPKAKV; encoded by the exons ATGGG aaaaaaaaatagccCAGCCACCCCGCAGTCCCGCACGACCTTTGCCTCCTCGATCCCACCTCGACATCCATCTcgccgccacctcctgctccgccccgccgtgcgccgcccgccgccaccgtgCCTGCGCCGCCGTCCCCCGTATCGACTCCGCTGTCCgaatcccgccgccgccgcgcctgcGCCGCCGTCCCCAGTATCCACGCCGGCCTCCAAGAAGCACCGGACGTCGTCCCCCTTCTTCCCCTTCTCCACGCCCAGCCCCGGCCCGGCGCACcacctcttctcctcctcctccgtggCCTCCCCCAGGGCCTCCTCCAAGTCCCCCGCCCCGGCGGGCCCCAAGTCCCCGGCGCCCGCCACCCCGGCCAGGCGCCTCCTGCGCCTGCCCTTCCCGCCGCCCTCGCCCGCCAAGCACATCCGCCAGGCGCTCGCTAGGAGGCACGTCTCGCCGCGCCCGGCGATCCCCGAGGAGGACGGCGACGGCGGAAGGGGCCTCGACAAGGGCTTCGGCTTCAACAAGGGCTTCGCCGCCAAGTACGACCTCGGGGACGAGGTCGGGAGGGGCCACTTCGGCTACACCTGCGCCGCCAAGATCAGGAAGGGGGCGCGCAAGGGGGACGCCGTCGCCGTCAAGCTCATCCCCAAGGCCAAG GTTTGA
- the LOC125544735 gene encoding 40S ribosomal protein S24-1-like, translated as MADTKASAAVTLRTRKFMTNRLLSRKQFVLEVIHPGKANVPKAELKDKLAKMYDVKDANCIFVFKFRTHFGGGKSTGFGLIYDNLEAAKKFEPKYRLIRNGLATKVEKSRKQIKERKNRSKKIRGVKKTKADAGKKKK; from the exons ATGGCGGACacgaaggccagcgcggcggtCACCCTCCGCACCCGCAAGTTCATgaccaaccgcctcctctcccgGAAGCAATTC GTGCTTGAGGTGATCCACCCCGGCAAGGCCAACGTCCCCAAG GCGGAGCTCAAGGATAAGCTGGCCAAGATGTACGACGTGAAGGACGCCAACTGCATCTTCGTGTTCAAGTTCCGCACGCATTTCGGGGGCGGCAAGTCCACTGGATTCGGTCTCATCTACGACAACCTCGAAGCAGCCAAGAAGTTCGAGCCCAAGTACCGCCTGATCAGG AATGGTCTTGCTACTAAGGTTGAAAAGTCTCGCAAGCAAATTAAGGAGCGTAAGAACAGATCTAAGAAGATCCGTGGTGTCAAGAAG ACCAAGGCTGATGccgggaagaagaagaagtaa
- the LOC125544734 gene encoding senescence/dehydration-associated protein At4g35985, chloroplastic-like: protein MGCCGGGAMSSSSSSRPRGGIREETLLRVPGAAVHLVAGSEGPLELGRGELSVVRIFKDDVAVTTVVRVGRDLGWPLARDEPVVKLDRLHYLFTLPDKDGGLLNYGVSFADAALLPSFDALLKSNSCFSTPSAPSRGSRPPPPASASPDAYWNDFSPKVESYNNVLAKAIGAGTGHLVKGIFMCSEAYASQVQKGANLINPQAAGGASKRFGGTGGADGSSQAGPAKRGGVNKSLKRVRKLSEMTEKMSKTMLDTVISVTGSMAAPLLRSNQGKALLSTVPGEVVIASLDAINKVMDAVEAAERRSLAATSNVVSGAVSKRYGESAGEATGDAFATVGHTVGTAWNIFKIRKAVTPSSSLPGNMVKSAVRNRN, encoded by the exons ATGGGCTGctgcggtgggggcgccatgtcgtcgtcgtcgtcgtcgaggccGAGGGGCGGCATCCGGGAGGAGACGCTGCTGCGCGTCCCGGGCGCGGCGGTGCACCTCGTGGCCGGCTCCGAGGGACCCCTCGAGCTCGGCCGCGGCGAGCTCTCCGTCGTGAGGATCTTCAAGGACGACGTGGCGGTGACCACCGTGGTGCGCGTCGGCCGCGACCTCGGCTGGCCGCTGGCGAGGGACGAGCCCGTGGTCAAACTCGACCGCCTGCACTACCTCTTCACGCTGCCGGACAAGGACGGCGGGCTGCTCAACTACGGCGTCTCCTTCGCCGACGCCGCGCTGCTGCCGTCCTTCGACGCGCTCCTCAAGTCCAACTCCTGCTTCTCCACGCCTTCCGCGCCGTCGAGGGGCtcgaggccgccgccgccggcgtCGGCGTCGCCCGACGCGTACTGGAACGACTTCTCGCCCAAGGTGGAGAGCTACAACAACGTGCTCGCCAAGGCCATCGGCGCCGGCACCGGCCACCTCGTCAAAGGCATCTTCATGTGCAGCGAGGCCTACGCCAGCCAG GTTCAAAAGGGAGCCAACCTGATAAACCCTCAAGCAGCCGGCGGCGCGAGCAAACGCTTCGGCGGCACCGGTGGAGCTGACGGGAGCAGCCAGGCAGGTCCGGCGAAGCGTGGAGGAGTCAACAAGAGCCTCAAGAG GGTGAGGAAGCTGTCGGAGATGACGGAGAAGATGAGCAAGACGATGCTGGACACGGTCATCTCGGTGACAGGGTCCATGGCCGCACCGCTGCTCCGTTCCAACCAAGGGAAAGCCCTCCTCTCCACCGTCCCCGGAGAGGTCGTTATCGCCTCTCTCGACGCCATCA ATAAAGTTATGGACGCGGTAGAGGCTGCCGAGAGGAGGTCGCTTGCTGCAACCTCCAACGTTGTTTCCGGTGCAGTGTCCAAGAG GTATGGAGAGAGCGCAGGGGAGGCGACCGGAGACGCGTTCGCGACGGTCGGCCACACCGTCGGGACGGCGTGGAACATCTTCAAGATACGCAAGGCCGTCACGCCCTCGTCCTCCCTTCCGGGGAACATGGTCAAGAGCGCCGTCAGGAACAGAAACTGA
- the LOC125544733 gene encoding hexokinase-9-like isoform X1, with translation MRKAAALAAAAVVAAAAAIAVRQRLREAKRWARVAAVLSDLQERCAAPAARLLQVSDAMDVEMRAGLASEDGSKLKMLVTYVDSLPSGDEKGLFYALDLGGTNFRVLRVQLGGKEQRVIKQESVGVSIPQHLMSRSSHELFDFIAAALAKFVASEGEDYHLPEGTLRQLGFTFSFPVKQTSISSGTLIKWTKGFAIEEMVGKDIVAELNEAIKRQGLVMKVSTLVNDTVGTLAAGRYVDDDTMIAVILGTGTNAAYTENAHAIPKWHAPLPMSGDMVINMEWGNFKSAHLPLTEFDQALDAESLNPGEQNYEKLTSGMYMGEIVRRILLQMAQEAALFGDNIPPKLETPYILKTFHMLVMHHDVSPDLETVGIKLKEIFQIESTSRKTRKLVVDVCEVITTRGARLAAAGIHGILKKLGRATDSPDKRRTVIAVDGGVYKYYTFFSECMERTLSDMLGEDLAPSVVIKPANDGSGLGAALLAANYSQYLQADEDY, from the exons ATGCGGAAGGCAGCGGCGTTAGCGGCTGCGGCGGTGGTCGCGGCCGCAGCTGCCATTGCCGTGCGCCAGAGGCTGCGGGAGGCGAAGCGGTGGGCGCGCGTGGCCGCCGTGCTGTCGGACCTGCAGGAGCGGTGCGCGGCGCCGGCGGCGCGGCTGCTGCAGGTGTCGGACGCGATGGACGTGGAGATGCGCGCGGGGCTCGCCTCCGAGGACGGGAGCAAGCTCAAGATGCTCGTCACCTACGTTGACTCCCTCCCCTCCGg GGATGAGAAAGGGCTATTTTATGCACTTGACCTCGGAGGAACAAACTTCCGTGTTTTACGAGTTCAATTAGGGGGCAAGGAACAGCGAGTTATCAAGCAAGAATCTGTAGGGGTATCCATTCCGCAGCATTTAATGTCCAGAAGCTCGCAT GAACTATTTGATTTTATCGCCGCTGCTTTAGCAAAGTTTGTTGCCTCTGAGGGTGAAGATTATCATCTTCCGGAGGGCACTCTAAGACAACTCGGTTTTACATTCTCCTTTCCAGTGAAGCAAACTTCGATTTCATCCGGCACACTTATCAAGTGGACAAAGGGTTTTGCAATTGAGGAAATG GTTGGCAAGGATATCGTGGCTGAATTAAACGAGGCTATAAAACGTCAAGGACTTGTTATGAAAGTCTCAACATTG GTGAATGATACCGTTGGGACTCTGGCTGCTGGAAGGTATGTAGATGATGATACTATGATTGCCGTAATACTGGGAACTGGTACTAATGCAGCATACACAGAGAATGCACATGCAATTCCTAAATGGCATGCCCCCCTGCCCATGTCCGGAGATATG GTAATAAACATGGAGTGGGGAAATTTCAAGTCCGCTCATCTTCCACTCACTGAATTTGATCAAGCTTTGGATGCAGAAAGTTTGAATCCTGGAGAACAG AATTATGAGAAGTTGACCTCTGGTATGTATATGGGGGAAATTGTCCGGAGAATCTTGCTACAGATGGCTCAAGAAGCTGCTCTTTTTGGTGATAATATACCTCCAAAACTAGAGACCCCATACATTCTGAA GACATTTCACATGTTGGTGATGCATCATGATGTATCACCTGATCTCGAAACAGTTGGTATCAAACTAAAAGAAATCTTCCAG ATCGAGAGCACCTCAAGAAAAACAAGAAAACTGGTCGTGGATGTTTGCGAGGTCATTACCACACGTGGTGCACGGCTTGCTGCTGCCGGGATACATGGCATTCTCAAAAAGCTCGGTCGGGCTACTGACAGCCCCGATAAGCGAAGGACAGTAATCGCCGTGGACGGCGGAGTCTACAAGTACTATACTTTCTTCAGCGAGTGCATGGAGAGGACTCTGAGTGATATGCTTGGGGAGGACCTGGCACCCTCGGTTGTGATTAAACCGGCCAATGACGGCTCGGGCCTTGGGGCCGCTCTCTTGGCGGCTAACTATTCTCAGTACCTCCAGGCTGATGAAGATTATTAG
- the LOC125544733 gene encoding hexokinase-9-like isoform X2: MRKAAALAAAAVVAAAAAIAVRQRLREAKRWARVAAVLSDLQERCAAPAARLLQVSDAMDVEMRAGLASEDGSKLKMLVTYVDSLPSGDEKGLFYALDLGGTNFRVLRVQLGGKEQRVIKQESVGELFDFIAAALAKFVASEGEDYHLPEGTLRQLGFTFSFPVKQTSISSGTLIKWTKGFAIEEMVGKDIVAELNEAIKRQGLVMKVSTLVNDTVGTLAAGRYVDDDTMIAVILGTGTNAAYTENAHAIPKWHAPLPMSGDMVINMEWGNFKSAHLPLTEFDQALDAESLNPGEQNYEKLTSGMYMGEIVRRILLQMAQEAALFGDNIPPKLETPYILKTFHMLVMHHDVSPDLETVGIKLKEIFQIESTSRKTRKLVVDVCEVITTRGARLAAAGIHGILKKLGRATDSPDKRRTVIAVDGGVYKYYTFFSECMERTLSDMLGEDLAPSVVIKPANDGSGLGAALLAANYSQYLQADEDY, encoded by the exons ATGCGGAAGGCAGCGGCGTTAGCGGCTGCGGCGGTGGTCGCGGCCGCAGCTGCCATTGCCGTGCGCCAGAGGCTGCGGGAGGCGAAGCGGTGGGCGCGCGTGGCCGCCGTGCTGTCGGACCTGCAGGAGCGGTGCGCGGCGCCGGCGGCGCGGCTGCTGCAGGTGTCGGACGCGATGGACGTGGAGATGCGCGCGGGGCTCGCCTCCGAGGACGGGAGCAAGCTCAAGATGCTCGTCACCTACGTTGACTCCCTCCCCTCCGg GGATGAGAAAGGGCTATTTTATGCACTTGACCTCGGAGGAACAAACTTCCGTGTTTTACGAGTTCAATTAGGGGGCAAGGAACAGCGAGTTATCAAGCAAGAATCTGTAGGG GAACTATTTGATTTTATCGCCGCTGCTTTAGCAAAGTTTGTTGCCTCTGAGGGTGAAGATTATCATCTTCCGGAGGGCACTCTAAGACAACTCGGTTTTACATTCTCCTTTCCAGTGAAGCAAACTTCGATTTCATCCGGCACACTTATCAAGTGGACAAAGGGTTTTGCAATTGAGGAAATG GTTGGCAAGGATATCGTGGCTGAATTAAACGAGGCTATAAAACGTCAAGGACTTGTTATGAAAGTCTCAACATTG GTGAATGATACCGTTGGGACTCTGGCTGCTGGAAGGTATGTAGATGATGATACTATGATTGCCGTAATACTGGGAACTGGTACTAATGCAGCATACACAGAGAATGCACATGCAATTCCTAAATGGCATGCCCCCCTGCCCATGTCCGGAGATATG GTAATAAACATGGAGTGGGGAAATTTCAAGTCCGCTCATCTTCCACTCACTGAATTTGATCAAGCTTTGGATGCAGAAAGTTTGAATCCTGGAGAACAG AATTATGAGAAGTTGACCTCTGGTATGTATATGGGGGAAATTGTCCGGAGAATCTTGCTACAGATGGCTCAAGAAGCTGCTCTTTTTGGTGATAATATACCTCCAAAACTAGAGACCCCATACATTCTGAA GACATTTCACATGTTGGTGATGCATCATGATGTATCACCTGATCTCGAAACAGTTGGTATCAAACTAAAAGAAATCTTCCAG ATCGAGAGCACCTCAAGAAAAACAAGAAAACTGGTCGTGGATGTTTGCGAGGTCATTACCACACGTGGTGCACGGCTTGCTGCTGCCGGGATACATGGCATTCTCAAAAAGCTCGGTCGGGCTACTGACAGCCCCGATAAGCGAAGGACAGTAATCGCCGTGGACGGCGGAGTCTACAAGTACTATACTTTCTTCAGCGAGTGCATGGAGAGGACTCTGAGTGATATGCTTGGGGAGGACCTGGCACCCTCGGTTGTGATTAAACCGGCCAATGACGGCTCGGGCCTTGGGGCCGCTCTCTTGGCGGCTAACTATTCTCAGTACCTCCAGGCTGATGAAGATTATTAG